A genomic stretch from Pararhizobium sp. IMCC21322 includes:
- the argH gene encoding argininosuccinate lyase, with protein sequence MTDLTKFPHPVYKDTVLAPLFEGAKAHYVGAVRNINRAHLVMLNETGILDASISAAIAKALSDIDTEIDVSALDYTGEYEDYFFLVEAELKQRLGPDRGGMLHTARSRNDMDHTIFKLALKQRIDQLIAQAHHLAGTILQKAREERDTLIVAYTHGQPAQPTTFGHYLSAALEVLLRDLDRLQTARDGLDHCPMGAAAITTSGFPISRERMAELLGFSEPLRNSYGCIASVDYVTGLYSALKLMFLHLGRLVQDFQFWTAFEVGQLHVPDALVQISSIMPQKRNPVPIEHLRHMASVTCGRCDMIVNTMHNTPFTDMNDSEGEVQQAGYAAFESGGRVLDLLAALIEASSIQGDRVQATTDAACITITELADTLVRKQGLSFRQAHEITATTSRAVIAAGKPLREGFPAFSRAFLAHTDHASTISEPDFISAVSAEIFVALRNHIGGPAPDAMDNAFAHYTAVLLALQDRQTNATKREATAHDALQQAFNRLMQE encoded by the coding sequence ATGACCGATCTCACCAAATTCCCCCACCCTGTTTACAAAGACACGGTTCTGGCACCGTTGTTTGAAGGCGCAAAAGCGCATTATGTGGGCGCAGTGCGCAACATCAACCGCGCGCATCTGGTAATGCTTAACGAGACCGGCATTCTGGACGCGTCCATCTCAGCTGCCATCGCAAAAGCCCTGTCCGACATCGACACTGAAATTGATGTGTCAGCGCTCGATTACACCGGCGAATATGAAGATTATTTCTTTCTGGTCGAAGCCGAACTGAAGCAGCGACTTGGCCCCGATAGGGGCGGCATGTTGCATACAGCCCGTTCGCGCAACGACATGGACCACACAATCTTCAAGCTGGCCCTAAAGCAGCGCATCGATCAACTGATTGCGCAGGCGCATCATCTTGCCGGCACAATACTGCAAAAGGCGCGCGAAGAACGTGACACGCTGATTGTCGCCTATACCCATGGCCAGCCAGCCCAGCCAACCACGTTCGGCCATTATCTGAGCGCAGCCCTTGAAGTCCTGCTGCGGGATCTGGACCGGCTGCAGACCGCCCGTGATGGGTTGGACCATTGCCCCATGGGCGCTGCCGCCATCACAACATCGGGCTTTCCCATCAGCCGCGAACGCATGGCCGAATTGCTGGGCTTTTCAGAACCTTTGCGCAATTCCTATGGTTGTATTGCTTCGGTGGATTACGTAACTGGCCTCTACTCGGCACTGAAATTGATGTTCCTGCATCTGGGACGGCTGGTGCAGGATTTTCAGTTCTGGACCGCTTTTGAAGTGGGGCAACTCCACGTGCCCGACGCATTGGTTCAGATCAGCTCGATCATGCCGCAAAAGCGCAATCCGGTCCCGATAGAACATCTGCGCCATATGGCATCGGTCACCTGCGGACGTTGCGACATGATCGTCAACACCATGCACAACACCCCCTTTACCGACATGAATGACAGTGAAGGCGAAGTGCAACAGGCGGGCTACGCGGCCTTTGAAAGCGGTGGCCGGGTTCTGGACTTGCTGGCAGCGCTGATTGAGGCCAGCTCAATTCAGGGCGACAGGGTTCAAGCCACAACAGATGCAGCCTGCATCACCATCACAGAGCTGGCCGACACACTGGTGCGCAAACAGGGCCTGTCTTTCCGCCAGGCTCACGAGATTACCGCGACGACCTCCCGCGCGGTAATAGCGGCCGGGAAGCCCCTGCGAGAAGGTTTTCCCGCCTTCTCCAGGGCTTTCCTGGCCCACACAGACCATGCATCGACCATCAGTGAACCGGATTTCATATCGGCCGTCAGTGCAGAAATTTTTGTCGCCTTGCGCAATCACATCGGCGGCCCTGCGCCCGATGCCATGGATAACGCATTTGCGCATTACACAGCCGTATTGCTAGCACTGCAGGATCGACAAACCAACGCAACCAAGCGGGAAGCAACCGCGCATGACGCCTTGCAGCAGGCGTTCAACAGGCTGATGCAGGAGTAA
- a CDS encoding GNAT family N-acetyltransferase, with protein sequence MTLSTTFDSDWQPSETINNQAAASEPVQIEVHDTLEAVASLESEWRALEEKMADGLGYFQTFDWCQNWCRYYLEGAAKDSRLRLQIVTFRCAGQLACVLPLVERKRAYGLTILQSLGNPMAQYSNLLLDVDALPVSKMRECWKTFSEQVTADAIIFDRFPKNSQMAEILDEPHIITQTDDISLIMYLEQIDEWDTFQASFKKSVRRGRRRRYKKIETELGEISLEVHFGGTDAYRNAIRQSLEFKRVWLKESGRNVSAFSGQHAADFLTSLEGDSASQKGAMSYVMTAGGKPIAIELGFLKNGHYYCFLGSFDWSMRSYSAGKVQMEQSLKWAIEHQISCIDFLGNYEAYQGDWSNSSADMLSYSAAKSIKGRLYSQLWEQRLKPGIKSTFRRLPPALRKRLIAGLPGR encoded by the coding sequence ATGACCCTTTCGACGACTTTCGATTCAGACTGGCAACCATCTGAGACTATCAACAATCAGGCTGCGGCGTCTGAGCCTGTGCAGATCGAAGTTCATGACACTTTGGAAGCAGTTGCATCACTGGAGTCTGAGTGGCGCGCACTGGAAGAAAAAATGGCGGATGGCCTGGGCTATTTCCAGACCTTCGACTGGTGCCAGAATTGGTGTCGCTACTACCTTGAAGGTGCTGCCAAAGACTCACGTTTACGTCTGCAAATAGTCACTTTCCGTTGTGCTGGTCAATTGGCTTGCGTTCTGCCACTTGTCGAACGCAAGCGGGCCTATGGCCTTACGATCCTGCAGTCTCTTGGCAATCCTATGGCACAATACAGCAATCTGTTGCTGGATGTTGATGCATTGCCAGTGTCAAAAATGCGGGAATGCTGGAAGACTTTCAGTGAGCAGGTCACCGCAGACGCCATCATATTCGATCGCTTTCCAAAAAACAGCCAGATGGCAGAGATTCTGGATGAACCACATATCATCACCCAGACTGATGACATCTCCCTGATCATGTATCTGGAGCAGATTGACGAGTGGGACACCTTTCAGGCGTCGTTCAAGAAATCTGTCCGTCGGGGTCGACGCAGACGTTACAAGAAAATTGAAACCGAGTTGGGCGAAATCAGTCTGGAAGTGCATTTTGGCGGCACGGATGCCTACCGGAACGCCATTCGGCAGAGCTTGGAATTCAAACGCGTATGGCTAAAGGAAAGTGGCCGCAACGTATCTGCATTTTCGGGCCAGCATGCGGCAGATTTTCTGACCAGCCTGGAAGGCGACAGCGCCTCGCAAAAGGGTGCAATGTCATATGTCATGACCGCTGGTGGAAAACCGATTGCGATTGAATTGGGGTTTCTGAAAAACGGGCACTATTACTGTTTTCTGGGTTCATTCGACTGGTCCATGCGGTCCTATTCTGCCGGAAAAGTACAAATGGAGCAGAGTTTGAAATGGGCCATTGAACACCAGATTTCCTGCATCGATTTCCTGGGGAACTACGAGGCCTATCAGGGCGACTGGTCCAACAGCAGCGCTGACATGCTGAGCTATAGCGCCGCAAAAAGTATCAAGGGCAGACTCTACAGCCAACTTTGGGAACAGCGCCTGAAACCGGGGATCAAATCCACATTCAGGCGGCTTCCCCCTGCCCTCAGAAAGCGCCTGATTGCAGGTTTGCCTGGCAGATAA
- a CDS encoding ABC transporter ATP-binding protein produces MATVSIKNLVKSYGKTEVLHGINLDVADGEFVVLVGPSGCGKSTTLRMIAGLEDITSGEIHIGGELVNHREPKERNIAMVFQNYAIYPHMSVRKNIGFGLRTSKASKAEKAARIDEVAELLSMTDLLDRRPNQLSGGQRQRVAIGRAMVRDPSAFLFDEPLSNLDAQLRTQMRLEIKKLHQRVGNTIIFVTHDQVEAMTMADRIVIMKDGHIQQVGTPFDVFHKPANKFVAQFIGAPSMNMIEGRLANGIVTLDGDLQIPIETSSTHSGPVTLGLRPDDLLVSDQDGQFEGQVNVLEPLGSETLVYVSVGGKELIAKASGRTPPQLGSTIKLNAAPENMHLFDNATGEALR; encoded by the coding sequence TTGGCCACTGTTTCAATCAAAAATCTCGTCAAATCCTACGGGAAAACCGAAGTGCTCCATGGCATTAATCTGGATGTGGCCGATGGCGAGTTCGTCGTGCTGGTTGGCCCGTCAGGCTGCGGCAAGTCGACGACCTTGCGCATGATCGCAGGCCTTGAGGACATCACCTCCGGTGAAATCCATATTGGCGGCGAATTGGTCAATCATCGCGAACCCAAGGAACGCAATATTGCGATGGTGTTTCAGAATTACGCCATCTACCCCCATATGTCGGTGCGCAAGAATATTGGCTTTGGGCTGCGCACATCAAAAGCTTCAAAAGCGGAGAAGGCTGCTCGTATTGACGAAGTCGCCGAGTTGCTGAGCATGACAGATCTGCTGGACCGCCGTCCCAACCAACTGTCTGGCGGCCAGCGCCAGCGCGTTGCCATTGGCCGGGCCATGGTGCGCGATCCATCCGCTTTTTTATTCGACGAACCACTGTCCAATCTGGATGCCCAATTGCGCACCCAGATGCGTCTGGAAATCAAGAAATTGCATCAGCGTGTAGGCAACACCATCATCTTTGTCACCCATGATCAGGTTGAAGCCATGACCATGGCCGACCGCATAGTCATCATGAAGGACGGCCATATTCAGCAGGTCGGCACACCCTTTGATGTGTTTCACAAACCGGCCAACAAATTTGTTGCCCAATTTATCGGTGCCCCTTCAATGAACATGATTGAAGGCAGGCTGGCAAACGGCATTGTCACTCTGGATGGCGATCTGCAAATCCCGATTGAGACAAGCTCTACCCATAGCGGACCGGTTACATTAGGGCTGCGGCCCGATGATCTGCTGGTCAGCGATCAGGACGGGCAGTTTGAAGGACAGGTGAATGTGCTGGAGCCCCTTGGGTCTGAAACACTTGTTTATGTTTCAGTTGGCGGCAAGGAATTGATTGCCAAAGCATCTGGCCGCACTCCCCCGCAGCTCGGAAGCACCATCAAGCTCAACGCGGCCCCGGAAAACATGCATCTCTTTGACAACGCGACCGGGGAGGCGTTGCGGTAA
- a CDS encoding carbohydrate ABC transporter permease, which translates to MSTTDLSIKPTSEALLKKSGNVGVRPPRNYAQFIRWMLLFGGGILMIMPIIYMLSTSFKFPFEVYNLKLIPEEPTLENYQLVLEDGRFFNWFTNSLVIAVLTTVSNVFFDSMVGYALCKFKFPGRYIVFIAILSTLMIPTEMLVIPWYLMSTKLGWLDTYWGIMFPGMMTAFGVFLMKQFFETVPDDFLEAARIDGLNEFQIWWTVAMPLVKPALAALAIFVFLGNWTAFIWPLIVTNSQELYTLPVGLTTFSVEQQVEWELIMTGAALSTLPTLVVFLIFQRFIIRGVVMAGLKG; encoded by the coding sequence ATGAGCACGACCGATCTCTCCATCAAGCCAACCTCGGAAGCCCTGCTGAAGAAATCTGGCAATGTTGGCGTGCGCCCACCCCGCAATTACGCACAATTTATCCGCTGGATGTTGCTGTTTGGCGGCGGCATTTTGATGATCATGCCGATCATCTACATGTTATCCACATCGTTCAAATTCCCCTTTGAGGTCTACAATCTCAAACTCATCCCCGAGGAACCGACCTTGGAGAACTACCAATTGGTTCTGGAAGATGGCCGCTTCTTCAACTGGTTCACCAATTCCCTTGTCATCGCAGTTCTGACCACGGTTTCAAATGTCTTCTTCGACAGCATGGTCGGCTATGCCCTGTGCAAATTCAAATTCCCGGGCCGCTATATTGTCTTCATCGCCATCTTGTCGACGCTGATGATCCCGACAGAAATGCTGGTCATTCCCTGGTACCTGATGAGTACAAAGCTTGGTTGGCTTGATACGTATTGGGGCATCATGTTCCCCGGCATGATGACGGCCTTCGGCGTGTTTTTGATGAAGCAGTTTTTCGAAACTGTGCCGGATGATTTCCTGGAAGCTGCCCGCATTGACGGCCTCAATGAATTCCAAATCTGGTGGACGGTGGCCATGCCTCTGGTCAAGCCGGCGCTGGCTGCATTGGCGATTTTTGTGTTCCTGGGAAACTGGACCGCTTTCATATGGCCGCTGATCGTCACCAACAGTCAGGAACTTTATACTCTGCCGGTTGGACTGACCACATTCAGCGTTGAGCAACAGGTTGAATGGGAACTCATCATGACCGGCGCGGCGCTTTCCACATTGCCGACGCTGGTTGTGTTTCTGATATTCCAGCGCTTTATCATTCGCGGTGTTGTAATGGCGGGGCTGAAAGGATGA
- a CDS encoding carbohydrate ABC transporter permease produces MTLYRNLTISQKQIVWAWCFLAVPAVFYVTIRFYPTANAILVSFQDWNLLGSRTWTGVDNYVKLFNDPVFWKVFRNTFLYLIIGTPVSLIIAFIVAYQIDKVRFMHGTIRALYFIPFMTSAVAMAWVWRWFYQPVPVGVFNNFLATLSIPQIEFLNSTTNALPAILAPAVWAGLGFQIIIFMAGLRSIPQTYYEAARIDGVSPMATLWEITLPLLKPTIVFLVVFSSIGFLRIFDQVFNMTTNNPGGPLNSTKPLVLMIYDTAFNGFDMGYAAAQTVVLFLVLLVVSLLQLRIMRDR; encoded by the coding sequence GTGACTCTTTACAGAAACCTCACAATTTCACAGAAGCAGATCGTTTGGGCCTGGTGCTTTCTTGCGGTCCCCGCTGTGTTTTATGTGACAATCCGCTTCTACCCGACAGCCAATGCCATTCTGGTATCGTTTCAGGATTGGAACCTGTTGGGATCACGCACATGGACCGGTGTTGATAATTACGTAAAGCTGTTCAACGATCCGGTTTTCTGGAAGGTCTTCAGGAACACATTTCTCTACCTCATCATCGGCACGCCGGTCAGCCTGATCATTGCTTTCATTGTCGCTTATCAGATTGACAAGGTGCGCTTTATGCATGGCACCATCCGCGCGCTTTATTTCATACCGTTCATGACCAGCGCGGTTGCCATGGCCTGGGTGTGGCGCTGGTTTTATCAACCGGTTCCCGTCGGCGTTTTCAACAATTTCCTGGCCACATTAAGCATTCCGCAAATCGAGTTTCTGAACTCAACCACCAATGCACTACCTGCCATACTGGCGCCTGCGGTCTGGGCCGGGCTTGGCTTTCAGATCATCATCTTCATGGCCGGCTTGCGCTCCATCCCGCAAACCTATTACGAGGCGGCGCGCATTGATGGCGTCTCGCCCATGGCAACTTTGTGGGAAATTACCCTGCCCTTGCTGAAACCCACCATCGTCTTCCTGGTGGTGTTTTCCTCCATCGGTTTTTTGCGGATTTTCGATCAGGTCTTCAACATGACCACCAACAATCCGGGCGGTCCGCTGAACTCCACCAAGCCGCTGGTTCTGATGATTTACGACACCGCCTTCAACGGGTTTGATATGGGCTACGCCGCGGCCCAAACCGTTGTGCTGTTTCTGGTTTTACTTGTGGTCAGCCTGCTGCAGTTGCGCATTATGAGGGATCGCTGA
- a CDS encoding carbohydrate kinase family protein yields the protein MLKGTNQKILCVGRIYCDLIFTGIPTMPVLGQETFADGVKMHAGGGCYITAAYLSALGNSVAITAMLPAEPFRAIVTDEISHMGLDDRFCEPAPVGLEPQITVAMVRNDERAFLTRRASAALPHDMARSFALPDLTHLHIGELTTLIEHPDLIEEARAANLTISLDCGWDEAAFCHPGLSDLISKVDVFLPNSAEAARLSENDVPLTCADHTIVKRGSNGAELYTGGQTYVGLTQQVHVIDTTGAGDAFNAGFLTAWLQGQNPERCLAAGNQAGSIAVGRVGGAAGLSPKMFQNTETAVETRTRAALQPSSDSW from the coding sequence ATGCTGAAAGGTACGAACCAGAAAATTCTATGCGTTGGTCGGATTTATTGTGACCTCATTTTCACTGGCATTCCAACCATGCCTGTCCTAGGTCAGGAAACTTTTGCCGACGGGGTCAAGATGCATGCGGGCGGTGGTTGCTACATCACCGCAGCTTATCTCTCCGCCCTTGGCAATTCCGTTGCCATAACCGCCATGTTGCCGGCAGAACCGTTCAGAGCCATCGTCACCGATGAGATTAGCCACATGGGTCTGGACGACCGTTTTTGTGAACCGGCGCCCGTGGGACTGGAGCCGCAAATCACCGTCGCCATGGTACGCAATGATGAGCGGGCCTTTTTGACACGACGCGCCAGCGCAGCGCTGCCACATGATATGGCGCGAAGCTTTGCGCTTCCCGATCTGACGCATCTTCATATCGGTGAGTTGACAACACTGATCGAACACCCCGATCTGATCGAGGAGGCGCGCGCGGCCAATTTGACCATATCGCTTGATTGCGGTTGGGACGAAGCAGCTTTCTGCCATCCCGGCCTGTCTGATCTGATTTCAAAGGTTGATGTATTTCTGCCCAATTCCGCAGAAGCTGCCCGCCTGTCTGAAAACGATGTCCCTCTGACATGCGCCGATCATACCATCGTCAAACGCGGTTCCAATGGGGCGGAGCTTTATACAGGTGGACAAACCTATGTCGGATTAACACAACAGGTTCATGTGATTGACACCACCGGGGCTGGCGACGCGTTCAACGCCGGGTTTTTAACGGCGTGGCTGCAAGGTCAGAATCCCGAACGCTGCCTGGCAGCAGGAAATCAAGCTGGCTCAATTGCCGTTGGCCGAGTTGGCGGTGCTGCCGGTCTGTCCCCGAAGATGTTTCAGAACACCGAAACAGCTGTAGAAACACGCACGCGGGCAGCCCTTCAACCAAGCTCTGATTCATGGTAA
- a CDS encoding DMT family transporter: protein MKLVLLLVLGLSWALRIAAFKIAAERGVPAGIIIQFAVIGILMSLLLISLIRRRMPPRTSLAMRFYVVSGCLGFLLPFALETIVAGKIPAFVFIVIISTMPVMTLLLSFILRVEQASRIKVIAVLLGFGSALLIAWDNTAIGVETVSLTWILLAFLVPLFYTLNTVFVASRWPSGVDAVEIATGQAAVVGAAALLAMPFSGLFVDGWVLQRAIAPVVAIVVLETAALLIYLRIVKAYGAIFVSLANYVSMFFGVLIGFFVFFEQPGWVTLFASLILIYSLHLIRKDGRAEAAIDDLFEDDDQPLTKGSISR from the coding sequence ATGAAACTTGTGCTTCTGCTGGTGCTTGGACTGAGTTGGGCCTTGCGCATTGCCGCCTTTAAGATTGCCGCCGAGCGCGGCGTTCCGGCAGGTATCATCATTCAGTTTGCCGTTATCGGTATTTTGATGTCGCTGCTGCTGATCAGTCTCATCCGTCGGCGTATGCCCCCGCGCACGTCTCTGGCTATGCGGTTCTATGTGGTGAGCGGTTGCCTCGGGTTTCTTTTGCCGTTTGCGCTTGAAACCATTGTTGCCGGAAAAATCCCCGCATTCGTGTTTATCGTCATCATTTCCACAATGCCGGTCATGACTCTGCTGCTGAGCTTTATCCTGCGGGTCGAGCAGGCCAGCCGGATCAAGGTCATTGCAGTTTTGCTGGGCTTCGGGTCCGCATTGCTGATTGCCTGGGACAATACTGCCATCGGCGTTGAAACAGTTTCGCTGACCTGGATACTACTCGCGTTTCTGGTGCCGCTGTTCTACACGCTGAACACGGTTTTTGTGGCATCGCGCTGGCCCTCCGGGGTCGATGCTGTTGAGATTGCGACCGGACAGGCGGCTGTTGTGGGCGCAGCGGCTTTGCTTGCCATGCCCTTTTCGGGCCTGTTCGTGGATGGGTGGGTGTTGCAGCGTGCCATCGCGCCGGTTGTTGCAATCGTTGTTCTGGAAACAGCAGCACTGCTGATCTATCTGCGGATTGTCAAAGCCTATGGCGCGATCTTTGTGTCGCTGGCGAACTATGTTTCCATGTTCTTCGGCGTGTTGATCGGCTTCTTTGTGTTCTTTGAGCAGCCGGGCTGGGTGACACTGTTTGCCAGCCTGATTTTGATCTATTCACTGCACCTTATTCGCAAAGATGGCCGCGCAGAGGCGGCCATCGATGATCTGTTTGAAGACGATGATCAGCCTTTGACGAAGGGTTCGATATCGCGGTAG